A single region of the Streptomyces sp. NBC_01803 genome encodes:
- a CDS encoding Rv3235 family protein — protein MRISKRGPGSGAPPPRTDARRPARPVPVGRAHRPQDWFAHRLLLVLSGQRPVRLLLGHAGATAYDQLCRLAPRAPLRPPPGGAAPVLRGVGACRPSADAIEAFARVTTGDRTRALAFRLERRPDGRWQCAAIELDTVP, from the coding sequence ATGAGGATCAGCAAGCGCGGCCCGGGTTCGGGCGCACCGCCGCCCAGGACCGATGCACGCCGACCGGCCCGGCCCGTGCCGGTGGGCCGCGCCCACCGGCCGCAGGACTGGTTCGCCCACCGGCTCCTGCTGGTGCTCAGCGGCCAGCGCCCGGTGCGGCTGCTGCTCGGCCACGCCGGAGCCACCGCCTACGACCAGCTCTGCCGCCTCGCCCCGCGCGCCCCGCTCCGCCCGCCACCGGGCGGAGCGGCCCCCGTGCTGCGCGGCGTCGGGGCCTGCCGCCCGAGCGCGGACGCCATTGAGGCGTTCGCTCGCGTCACGACCGGCGACCGCACCCGGGCCCTGGCCTTCCGTCTGGAACGCCGACCCGACGGCCGCTGGCAGTGCGCGGCGATCGAGCTGGACACGGTCCCCTGA
- the galE gene encoding UDP-glucose 4-epimerase GalE, which translates to MSFLITGGAGYIGSHVVRALALAGEQVVAYDDLSTGDASRVPDGVPFVQGTTLDRGLLDRTIADHRVTAVIHLAAKKQACESMAQPLRYYRENLHGLQILLEAARGNRVGRFVFSSSATVYGAPDTEPATEDTRCAPATPYGETKLVGEWLVRDAGRAYRMSTACLRHVNVAGAAAPELADTGGDGLIPMTFEYLSAGSPPRIFGADYPTPDGTCVRDYIHVEDLAEAHVATARALAEQPEPEHLTLNIGRGQGVSVREMVTLIAQITGHEDLSPVVAPRRPGDPARVVVSPELAAKHLGWTARRDVAAMVTSAWAGWLCRGTA; encoded by the coding sequence ATGTCCTTTCTGATCACCGGCGGCGCCGGATACATCGGATCCCATGTGGTGCGCGCCCTCGCCCTGGCCGGCGAGCAGGTCGTCGCCTACGACGACCTGTCCACGGGCGACGCCTCGCGCGTCCCCGACGGCGTGCCGTTCGTGCAGGGCACGACGCTCGACCGGGGGCTGCTCGACCGAACGATCGCCGACCACCGGGTGACCGCCGTGATCCATCTGGCGGCCAAGAAGCAGGCGTGCGAGTCCATGGCACAGCCCCTGCGCTACTACCGGGAGAACCTGCACGGCCTCCAGATCCTGCTGGAGGCGGCCCGGGGCAACCGCGTCGGCCGGTTCGTCTTCTCCTCCTCGGCCACCGTCTACGGCGCGCCCGACACCGAGCCGGCCACCGAGGACACCCGCTGCGCGCCGGCCACCCCGTACGGGGAGACCAAGCTCGTCGGCGAGTGGCTGGTGCGCGACGCGGGCCGCGCCTACCGGATGTCCACCGCCTGTCTGCGACACGTCAACGTGGCCGGCGCCGCCGCGCCGGAACTCGCCGACACCGGCGGGGACGGGCTGATCCCGATGACGTTCGAGTACCTGTCGGCCGGCTCGCCGCCGCGCATCTTCGGCGCCGACTACCCGACGCCCGACGGGACCTGCGTCCGCGACTACATCCACGTCGAGGACCTGGCCGAGGCTCACGTCGCGACGGCCCGCGCCCTGGCCGAGCAGCCGGAACCGGAGCACCTGACGCTCAACATCGGGCGGGGCCAAGGGGTGTCGGTGCGCGAGATGGTGACGCTCATCGCCCAGATCACCGGCCACGAGGACCTCTCCCCGGTGGTCGCCCCGCGCCGGCCCGGCGACCCGGCCCGGGTGGTGGTCAGCCCCGAGCTGGCGGCCAAGCACCTGGGCTGGACCGCGCGCCGCGACGTGGCCGCGATGGTCACCTCCGCCTGGGCGGGCTGGCTGTGCCGGGGCACGGCCTGA
- a CDS encoding NAD-glutamate dehydrogenase, giving the protein MHTKLDEAKAELLEQAARVAEHGGAGGQRPPHGMDSAALRAYLQRYYLFIASEDLTDRDPVDLYGAASAHLRLAANRPQGTANVRVHTPTVEEMGWACSHTVVEVITDDMPFLVDSVTNELSRQGRGIHLVIHPQIVVRRDVAGRLLEVLEAADADGELPDDAVIESFIHVEIDRETDHADLRGIETDLRRVLNDVRESVEDWQRMRGTALRIAEDLATEPLAAELRPEDVEEAGELLRWLAADHFTFLGYREYRLSREDNGGEGDVLQAVPGTGLGILRADPAHDPDAEHPAASAAFIRLSPSARAKAREPRLLILTKANSRSTVHRRSYLDYVGVKEFDADGKVVGERRFLGLFSAAAYTESVRRIPVIRHKVAEVLAGAKFAPNSHSGRDLLQIMETYPRDELFQTDVETLGSIATSVLHLQERRRLRLFLRQEEYGRYYSALVYLPRDRYTTSVRLRLIDILTEELDGTNVDFTAWNTESVLSRLHFVIRVAPGTELPDLTEADVERIEARLAEASRSWSDGFADALLAECGEEQAAELGHRFLDAFPEGYKADFPPRAAVADVQYVAGLRPGDGEDFALSLYEPVNAAPGERRFKIYRTGEPVSLSAVLPVLQCLGVEVVDERPYELRPATGPTAWIYDFGLRVPESLAGSLVGDVRTRFQEAFSAAWTGAAENDGFNALVLAAGLTWREAMVLRAYAKYLWQAGARFTQETMEATLRKNAHTARLLVNLFEARLAPMRQSAGREIIDGLLEELDGALEHVANLDEDRILRSFLTVVKATLRTNFFQNADEGSGGRGQARDGDGAPHGYLSLKLEPKAIPELPQPRPAFEIWVYSPRVEGVHLRFGKVARGGLRWSDRREDFRTEILGLVKAQEVKNTVIVPVGAKGGFVGKRLPDPAADRDAWLAEGIACYKTFISGLLDITDNLVDGRVVPPQDVVRHDGDDTYLVVAADKGTATFSDIANEVAISYGFWLGDAFASGGSAGYDHKGMGITARGAWESVKRHFRELGHDTQTRDFTVAGIGDMSGDVFGNGMLLSEHIKLVAAFDHRHIFIDPDPDPAVSFAERRRLFELPRSSWADYDKALISRGGGVYPRAAKSIVITPQARAALGIDGGGSSLTPAELMKAILKAPVDLLWNGGIGTYVKSSVESHADAGDKANDAIRVDGRDVRAKVVGEGGNLGLTQRGRVEYALAGGHCDTDAIDNSAGVDTSDHEVNIKILLNSVVANGDLTVKQRNALLARMTDEVGALVLRNNYAQNVALANGATTAPGLVLAHQRLIRKLSEDGLLDRELEFLPSDDEFRERRTAGRGLTQPESAVLMAYVKLTVTAELLGTGLPDDPYVSRLLFDYFPTALRERFADRIESHALRREIITTLLVNDTVNTGGCSFTHRMQEESGASTEEIVRAHTASRAIFNLAEIWDTTERLDNEVEAKVLTRVRLHARRLVERGARWLLNNRPQPLELADTIELFADRVGQVWQELPKLLRGLDQEWYGRMLDELTGNGVPAEVAQQVAGFSAVFPALDIVAVADRTGHDVLEVAEVYYHLSDQLGIARLKDRISELPRADRWQSMARTAIREDLYAAHQLITADVLAAGGPDATPEERFAAWSQRSSAILGRARATLGEIQSSESFDLANLSVAMRTMRTLLRSNR; this is encoded by the coding sequence ATGCACACCAAGCTGGACGAAGCCAAGGCTGAACTACTCGAACAGGCCGCCCGGGTAGCGGAGCACGGGGGTGCCGGGGGGCAGCGGCCCCCGCACGGTATGGACTCCGCCGCCCTCCGCGCGTACCTCCAGCGTTACTACCTCTTCATCGCCTCCGAGGATCTCACCGACCGCGATCCGGTCGACCTCTACGGTGCCGCCTCGGCGCATCTCCGGCTGGCCGCCAACCGGCCGCAGGGCACCGCCAACGTGCGCGTCCACACGCCCACCGTCGAGGAGATGGGCTGGGCCTGCAGCCACACCGTGGTCGAGGTCATCACCGACGACATGCCCTTCCTCGTCGACTCGGTGACCAACGAGCTGTCCCGCCAGGGCCGCGGCATCCACCTCGTCATCCACCCGCAGATCGTCGTCAGGCGCGACGTCGCGGGGCGGCTGCTGGAGGTGCTTGAGGCCGCCGACGCCGACGGGGAGCTGCCGGACGACGCGGTCATCGAGTCCTTCATCCACGTCGAGATCGACCGCGAGACCGACCACGCCGACCTCAGGGGAATCGAGACGGATCTGCGCCGGGTCCTCAACGACGTGCGCGAGTCCGTCGAGGACTGGCAGCGGATGCGTGGCACCGCGCTGCGGATCGCCGAGGACCTGGCCACCGAGCCGCTCGCGGCGGAGCTGCGCCCCGAGGACGTCGAGGAGGCCGGGGAGCTGCTGCGCTGGCTCGCCGCCGACCACTTCACCTTCCTGGGATACCGGGAGTACCGGCTCTCCCGCGAGGACAACGGCGGCGAGGGCGACGTGCTGCAGGCCGTGCCCGGCACCGGGCTCGGCATCCTGCGCGCCGACCCCGCGCACGACCCGGACGCCGAGCATCCGGCCGCCTCCGCCGCGTTCATCCGGCTCTCGCCGTCGGCCAGGGCCAAGGCCCGGGAGCCGCGGCTGCTGATCCTCACCAAGGCCAACAGCCGGTCCACCGTGCACCGCAGGTCCTACCTGGACTACGTCGGCGTCAAGGAGTTCGACGCGGACGGGAAGGTCGTCGGCGAGCGCCGCTTCCTCGGCCTGTTCTCCGCCGCCGCCTACACCGAGTCGGTGCGCCGTATCCCGGTCATCCGGCACAAGGTCGCGGAGGTGCTGGCGGGCGCCAAGTTCGCGCCCAACAGCCACAGCGGCCGGGACCTGCTCCAGATCATGGAGACCTATCCGCGCGACGAGCTGTTCCAGACCGACGTGGAGACGCTGGGCAGCATCGCCACCTCGGTGCTGCACCTCCAGGAGCGGCGCCGGCTGCGGCTGTTCCTGCGGCAGGAGGAGTACGGGCGGTACTACTCGGCGCTCGTCTACCTGCCGCGCGACCGGTACACCACCTCCGTCCGGCTGCGGCTGATCGACATCCTCACCGAGGAGCTGGACGGCACCAACGTCGACTTCACCGCGTGGAACACCGAATCGGTGCTGTCCCGGCTGCACTTCGTGATCCGTGTGGCGCCCGGCACCGAGCTGCCGGACCTGACCGAGGCGGATGTCGAGCGCATCGAGGCCAGGCTGGCGGAGGCGTCCCGGTCCTGGAGCGACGGGTTCGCGGACGCGCTGCTGGCCGAGTGCGGCGAGGAGCAGGCCGCCGAGCTGGGCCACCGTTTCCTGGATGCCTTCCCCGAGGGGTACAAGGCCGATTTCCCGCCGCGCGCCGCTGTCGCGGACGTGCAGTATGTGGCGGGCCTGCGGCCCGGGGACGGCGAGGACTTCGCGCTCAGCCTCTACGAGCCGGTCAACGCGGCGCCCGGCGAGCGGCGGTTCAAGATCTACCGGACGGGCGAGCCGGTCTCGCTCTCCGCCGTGCTGCCCGTCCTCCAGTGCCTCGGCGTGGAGGTCGTGGACGAGCGGCCGTACGAGCTGCGGCCCGCCACCGGGCCCACCGCGTGGATCTACGACTTCGGCCTGCGGGTCCCCGAGTCCCTGGCCGGGAGCCTGGTCGGGGACGTCCGTACACGGTTCCAGGAGGCGTTCTCCGCCGCTTGGACGGGCGCGGCGGAGAACGACGGGTTCAACGCCCTGGTGCTGGCCGCCGGGCTCACCTGGCGCGAGGCGATGGTGCTGCGCGCCTACGCCAAGTACCTGTGGCAGGCGGGCGCGCGCTTCACCCAGGAGACGATGGAGGCGACCCTCCGGAAGAACGCGCACACCGCGCGGCTGCTGGTCAACCTCTTCGAGGCCAGGCTCGCCCCGATGCGCCAGAGCGCCGGCCGGGAGATCATCGACGGCCTGCTGGAGGAGCTGGACGGTGCCCTGGAGCACGTCGCGAATCTGGACGAGGACCGGATTCTGCGCTCCTTCCTGACGGTGGTGAAGGCCACCCTGCGGACCAACTTCTTCCAGAACGCCGACGAGGGAAGCGGGGGAAGGGGCCAAGCCCGCGACGGCGACGGCGCGCCGCACGGCTATCTGTCGCTGAAGCTGGAGCCCAAGGCCATTCCCGAGCTGCCGCAGCCCCGCCCCGCGTTCGAGATCTGGGTGTACTCGCCGCGGGTCGAGGGCGTCCACCTGCGGTTCGGCAAGGTGGCTCGCGGCGGCCTGCGCTGGTCCGACCGGCGCGAGGACTTCCGCACCGAGATCCTGGGCCTGGTGAAGGCCCAGGAAGTGAAGAACACGGTGATCGTGCCGGTCGGCGCCAAGGGCGGCTTCGTCGGCAAGCGGCTGCCCGACCCGGCCGCCGACCGTGACGCCTGGCTGGCGGAGGGCATCGCCTGCTACAAGACGTTCATCTCCGGCCTGCTGGACATCACGGACAACCTGGTGGACGGCCGCGTCGTTCCCCCCCAGGACGTGGTGCGGCACGACGGCGACGACACGTATCTCGTGGTCGCCGCCGACAAGGGCACCGCCACCTTCTCCGACATCGCCAACGAGGTCGCCATCTCCTACGGCTTCTGGCTCGGCGACGCCTTCGCCTCCGGCGGCTCCGCCGGGTACGACCACAAGGGCATGGGCATCACCGCGCGCGGCGCCTGGGAGTCGGTCAAGCGGCACTTCCGCGAGCTGGGCCACGACACCCAGACGCGGGACTTCACGGTCGCCGGGATCGGCGACATGTCCGGCGACGTCTTCGGCAACGGGATGCTGCTGTCCGAGCACATCAAGCTGGTGGCCGCCTTCGACCACCGGCACATCTTCATCGACCCGGACCCGGACCCGGCCGTCTCCTTCGCCGAGCGGCGCCGCCTGTTCGAGCTGCCCCGGTCCTCCTGGGCGGACTACGACAAGGCCCTGATCTCCAGGGGCGGCGGCGTCTACCCGCGCGCGGCCAAGTCCATCGTCATCACCCCGCAGGCGCGGGCGGCGCTCGGCATCGACGGCGGCGGCTCGTCGCTGACCCCGGCCGAGCTGATGAAGGCGATCCTGAAGGCCCCGGTCGACCTGCTGTGGAATGGCGGCATCGGCACGTATGTGAAGTCGTCCGTCGAGTCGCACGCCGACGCCGGGGACAAGGCCAACGACGCGATCCGCGTCGACGGCCGTGACGTGCGCGCCAAGGTCGTCGGCGAGGGCGGCAACCTCGGCCTGACCCAGCGCGGTCGCGTCGAGTACGCGCTGGCGGGCGGCCACTGTGACACCGACGCCATCGACAACAGCGCGGGCGTCGACACCTCGGACCACGAGGTGAACATCAAGATCCTGCTCAACTCGGTGGTCGCCAACGGCGATCTCACCGTCAAGCAGCGCAACGCCCTGCTCGCCCGGATGACCGACGAGGTCGGCGCGCTCGTCCTGCGGAACAACTACGCGCAGAACGTCGCCCTGGCCAACGGCGCGACCACCGCGCCCGGTCTGGTGCTGGCCCACCAGCGCCTCATCCGCAAGCTCAGCGAGGACGGTCTGCTCGACCGCGAGCTGGAATTCCTGCCGTCCGACGACGAGTTCCGCGAGCGCCGCACCGCCGGCCGGGGCCTGACGCAGCCGGAGTCGGCGGTCCTGATGGCCTATGTGAAGCTGACGGTCACCGCCGAGCTGCTCGGCACCGGACTGCCCGACGATCCCTATGTCAGCCGTCTGCTCTTCGACTACTTCCCGACGGCCCTGCGGGAACGGTTCGCCGACCGGATCGAGAGCCACGCGCTGCGCCGGGAGATCATCACCACCCTGTTGGTCAACGACACCGTCAACACCGGCGGCTGCTCGTTTACCCACCGCATGCAGGAGGAGTCGGGCGCCTCGACCGAGGAGATCGTCCGGGCGCACACCGCGTCGCGCGCCATCTTCAACCTGGCCGAGATCTGGGACACCACCGAGCGGCTGGACAACGAGGTGGAGGCCAAGGTTCTCACCCGCGTCCGGCTGCACGCGCGGCGGCTGGTCGAGCGGGGCGCCCGCTGGCTGCTCAACAACCGCCCGCAGCCGCTGGAACTGGCCGACACGATCGAGCTGTTCGCGGACCGGGTCGGACAGGTGTGGCAGGAGCTGCCCAAGCTGCTGCGCGGCCTGGACCAGGAGTGGTACGGCAGGATGCTGGACGAGCTGACGGGCAACGGCGTCCCCGCCGAGGTCGCCCAGCAGGTCGCCGGTTTCTCGGCCGTCTTCCCGGCCCTGGACATCGTGGCCGTCGCCGACCGCACCGGGCACGACGTGCTGGAGGTGGCCGAGGTGTACTACCACCTCAGCGACCAGCTCGGCATCGCCCGCCTCAAGGACCGGATCAGCGAGCTGCCGCGCGCCGACCGCTGGCAGTCCATGGCGCGCACGGCGATCAGGGAGGACCTGTACGCGGCCCACCAGCTGATCACCGCCGATGTGCTGGCGGCGGGCGGCCCGGACGCCACGCCGGAGGAGCGGTTCGCGGCCTGGTCGCAGCGGAGCAGCGCGATCCTGGGCCGGGCCCGGGCGACGCTCGGGGAGATCCAGTCCTCCGAGAGCTTCGACCTGGCCAACCTGTCGGTGGCGATGCGGACGATGCGGACGCTGCTGCGCAGCAACCGCTGA
- the secA gene encoding preprotein translocase subunit SecA, which yields MSVFDKIMRAGEGKILRRLQRVAKQVNSIEEDFVDLSDAELRALTDEYRERLADGETLDDLLPEAFATVREAAKRVLGQRHYDGQIMGGAALHMGYVAEMKTGEGKTLAGTLPAYLNALSGQGVHLITTNDYLAQRDSEWMGRIHRFLGLSVGCISSGMPPSKRRQQYACDITYGTNNEFGFDYLRDNMAWSKEELVQRGHNFAIVDEVDSILIDEARTPLIISGPADQATKWYADFAKLVQRLEPGDPAVPTRGEPETGDYDVDEKKRTVAIHDAGVTKVEDWLGIDNLYESVNTPLVGYLNNAIKAKELYKRDKDYVVIDGEVVIVDEHTGRILAGRRYNEGMHQAIEAKEGVKIKDENQTLAKITLQNYFRLYDRLAGMTGTAMTEAAEFHQIYKLGVVPIPTHRPLAREDKSDLIYRTEVAKFAAVVDDIVERYENGQPVLVGTTSVEKSEYLSQQLNKRGVRHEVLNAKNHEREAVIIAKAGRKNAVTVATNMAGRGTDIKLGGNPDDIAEEELRSKGLDPVENTEEWSAALQDALARAEKAVKAEFEEVKDLGGLYVLGTERHESRRIDNQLRGRSGRQGDPGESRFYLSLGDDLMRLFKAQMVERVMSMANVPDDVPIENKMVTRAIASAQGQVEQQNFEIRKNVLKYDEVLNRQREVIYSERARVLAGEDLHEQVQFFMDDTIEAYVRAETVEGFAEEWDMDRLWGAFKQLYPVRVTVEELEEEAGGREGLTPEFIAESVKEDIHRQYAKREEELGPEVMRELERRVVLSVLDRKWREHLYEMDYLQDGIGLRAMAQRDPVVEYQREGFDMFTAMMDGIKEESVGYLFNLEVQVERQVEQVPVQGGAKPAAPGEPQEAVPAGAPRPAAPAIRAKGLETPKRADRLHFSAPTVDGAGGQGGVVEGDFSSDGGDSEQSQAGMTRAERRKAQKGGRRRKK from the coding sequence GTGTCCGTCTTCGACAAGATCATGCGTGCAGGCGAAGGCAAGATCCTGCGCAGGCTGCAGCGCGTCGCCAAGCAGGTGAACTCCATCGAAGAGGACTTCGTGGACCTGTCCGACGCCGAGCTGCGGGCACTCACCGACGAGTACCGGGAGCGCCTCGCCGACGGCGAGACCCTGGACGACCTGCTGCCGGAGGCGTTCGCCACCGTCCGCGAGGCGGCCAAGCGCGTGCTGGGCCAGCGTCATTACGACGGGCAGATCATGGGCGGCGCGGCGCTGCACATGGGCTATGTCGCGGAGATGAAGACCGGTGAGGGCAAGACCCTGGCCGGCACCCTGCCCGCGTATCTCAACGCGCTGTCGGGCCAGGGCGTGCACCTGATCACCACCAACGACTACCTGGCCCAGCGCGACTCGGAGTGGATGGGCCGCATCCACCGTTTCCTGGGGCTCTCGGTCGGCTGCATCTCCTCGGGGATGCCGCCGTCCAAGCGCCGTCAGCAGTACGCGTGCGACATCACCTACGGCACGAACAACGAGTTCGGCTTCGACTACCTGCGCGACAACATGGCCTGGTCCAAAGAGGAGCTGGTGCAGCGCGGGCACAACTTCGCGATCGTCGACGAGGTCGACTCCATCCTCATCGACGAGGCGCGCACCCCGCTGATCATCTCCGGCCCCGCCGACCAGGCCACCAAGTGGTACGCCGACTTCGCCAAGCTCGTGCAGCGCCTGGAGCCGGGTGACCCCGCCGTGCCCACCCGGGGGGAGCCGGAGACCGGCGACTACGACGTGGACGAGAAGAAGCGCACCGTCGCGATCCACGACGCGGGCGTCACCAAGGTCGAGGACTGGCTCGGCATCGACAACCTGTACGAGTCGGTGAACACCCCGCTGGTCGGCTATCTGAACAACGCGATCAAGGCCAAGGAGCTGTACAAGCGCGACAAGGACTACGTCGTCATCGACGGCGAGGTCGTGATCGTCGATGAGCACACCGGGCGCATCCTGGCCGGCCGCCGCTACAACGAGGGCATGCACCAGGCGATCGAGGCGAAGGAAGGGGTGAAGATCAAGGACGAGAACCAGACGCTCGCCAAGATCACCCTTCAGAATTATTTTCGCCTCTATGACCGCCTCGCCGGCATGACCGGTACGGCGATGACCGAGGCCGCCGAGTTCCACCAGATCTACAAGCTTGGCGTGGTCCCGATCCCGACGCACCGCCCGCTGGCCCGCGAGGACAAGTCCGACCTGATCTACCGCACCGAGGTCGCCAAGTTCGCGGCGGTCGTCGACGACATCGTCGAGCGGTACGAGAACGGCCAGCCGGTGCTGGTCGGCACCACCTCGGTGGAGAAGTCCGAGTATCTGTCCCAGCAGCTCAACAAGCGCGGGGTCCGGCACGAGGTGCTCAACGCGAAGAACCACGAGCGCGAGGCCGTGATCATCGCCAAGGCGGGCCGCAAGAACGCCGTCACGGTCGCGACCAACATGGCCGGCCGCGGCACCGACATCAAGCTCGGCGGGAACCCGGACGACATCGCCGAGGAGGAGCTGCGGAGCAAGGGCCTCGACCCGGTGGAGAACACGGAGGAGTGGTCGGCCGCCCTGCAGGACGCGCTGGCCCGCGCCGAGAAGGCGGTCAAGGCGGAGTTCGAGGAGGTCAAGGATCTCGGCGGGCTCTACGTGCTGGGCACCGAGCGGCACGAGTCGCGCCGCATCGACAACCAGCTCCGCGGCCGTTCCGGACGCCAGGGCGACCCGGGCGAGTCCCGTTTCTACCTCTCGCTCGGCGACGACCTGATGCGGCTGTTCAAAGCGCAGATGGTCGAGCGCGTGATGTCCATGGCCAACGTTCCCGACGACGTGCCGATCGAGAACAAGATGGTCACCCGGGCCATCGCGTCGGCCCAGGGCCAGGTGGAGCAGCAGAACTTCGAGATCCGCAAGAACGTCCTGAAGTACGACGAGGTCCTCAACCGGCAGCGCGAGGTCATCTACAGCGAGCGCGCCCGGGTGCTCGCGGGCGAGGACCTGCACGAGCAGGTGCAGTTCTTCATGGACGACACGATCGAGGCGTATGTGCGTGCCGAGACGGTCGAGGGCTTCGCCGAGGAATGGGACATGGACCGGCTGTGGGGCGCGTTCAAGCAGCTCTACCCGGTGCGGGTCACCGTCGAGGAGCTGGAGGAGGAGGCCGGTGGCCGGGAGGGGCTCACTCCCGAGTTCATCGCCGAGTCCGTCAAGGAGGACATCCACCGCCAGTACGCCAAGCGCGAGGAGGAGCTGGGCCCCGAGGTGATGCGGGAGCTGGAGCGGCGCGTCGTGCTGTCCGTGCTGGACCGCAAGTGGCGTGAGCACCTCTACGAGATGGATTACCTCCAGGACGGCATCGGGCTGCGCGCGATGGCGCAGCGCGACCCGGTGGTGGAGTACCAGCGCGAGGGCTTCGACATGTTCACCGCCATGATGGACGGCATCAAGGAGGAGTCCGTCGGCTATCTGTTCAACCTGGAGGTCCAGGTCGAGCGGCAGGTCGAGCAGGTGCCCGTGCAGGGCGGCGCCAAGCCGGCCGCGCCGGGCGAGCCGCAGGAGGCGGTCCCGGCCGGAGCGCCCCGGCCGGCGGCCCCGGCGATCAGGGCCAAGGGCCTGGAGACGCCCAAGCGCGCGGACCGGCTGCACTTCTCGGCGCCGACCGTGGACGGCGCGGGCGGCCAGGGCGGCGTGGTGGAGGGCGACTTCTCCTCCGACGGCGGCGACTCCGAGCAGTCGCAGGCCGGGATGACCCGCGCGGAGCGCCGGAAGGCCCAGAAGGGCGGCCGGCGCCGCAAGAAGTGA
- a CDS encoding DUF6912 family protein produces MRVYLPLTLPWLAELHRTGQAGPAPLTAYAVTPALREWYLSGSQEELEYAALSRAALASLRLLAADPEAPRRRVVVAADVPDKSAVADPDRALDAEALGEVRLTEAVPLATMAAVHVDAADAEPDVAAAAGVIHAADEGDDDARFTVDGAADHELLWYGVQEIDGLV; encoded by the coding sequence ATGCGCGTCTACCTTCCGCTCACCCTGCCCTGGCTCGCCGAGCTGCACCGGACCGGGCAGGCCGGACCGGCACCGCTGACCGCCTACGCCGTCACCCCGGCGCTGCGCGAGTGGTATCTCTCCGGCAGCCAGGAGGAGTTGGAGTACGCCGCGCTCAGCCGGGCCGCCCTGGCCTCGCTGCGGCTCCTCGCCGCCGATCCCGAGGCGCCCCGGCGCCGGGTCGTGGTGGCGGCCGACGTGCCCGACAAGAGCGCGGTCGCGGACCCGGACCGGGCGCTGGACGCCGAGGCGCTGGGGGAGGTGCGGCTGACCGAGGCGGTGCCGCTGGCCACGATGGCGGCGGTCCACGTGGACGCGGCCGACGCCGAGCCGGACGTCGCGGCGGCGGCCGGTGTCATCCACGCGGCGGACGAGGGCGACGACGACGCCCGGTTCACCGTGGACGGCGCGGCCGACCACGAGCTCCTGTGGTACGGCGTGCAGGAGATCGACGGCCTTGTCTGA
- a CDS encoding HAD family hydrolase codes for MATRIPPAGSGHIVWDWNGTLLHDIDVVIEATNASFAEVGIPPITLERYRELYCVPIPLFYERLLGRLPTDEEWAVMDRAFHRHYYARADTAGLTEGAVALLADWVSAGHTQSVCSLAHHDRLLSWVARLGIDGHFLRVDGNTGDSVVRGKAEQMARHVAALAGLVEGMDPERVVIIGDATDDAKAAAHAGAKAVLYTGGSHSRRSLLSAGVPVVDTLAEAVLVAEELVGPG; via the coding sequence ATGGCTACACGGATCCCTCCCGCCGGCTCGGGGCATATCGTCTGGGACTGGAACGGCACGCTGCTCCACGACATCGACGTGGTGATCGAGGCGACCAACGCCTCGTTCGCCGAGGTGGGGATCCCGCCGATCACGCTGGAGCGGTACCGCGAGCTGTACTGCGTGCCGATCCCGCTGTTCTACGAGCGCCTGCTCGGCCGGCTGCCCACCGACGAGGAGTGGGCCGTCATGGACAGGGCCTTCCATCGGCACTACTACGCGCGCGCCGACACGGCCGGCCTCACCGAGGGGGCGGTGGCCCTGCTGGCCGACTGGGTGTCGGCCGGGCACACGCAGTCGGTCTGCTCCCTCGCGCATCACGACCGGCTGCTGTCGTGGGTGGCCCGGCTCGGGATCGACGGGCACTTCCTGCGCGTCGACGGGAACACCGGGGACAGCGTCGTCCGGGGCAAGGCCGAGCAGATGGCCCGCCATGTCGCCGCCCTCGCCGGGCTGGTCGAGGGCATGGACCCGGAGCGCGTGGTGATCATCGGCGACGCGACCGACGACGCGAAGGCGGCGGCCCACGCGGGGGCCAAGGCCGTGCTGTACACGGGCGGATCGCACAGCCGGCGTAGTCTGCTGAGCGCCGGGGTCCCCGTGGTGGACACGCTCGCGGAGGCGGTGCTGGTCGCGGAGGAGCTGGTGGGACCGGGGTGA